One window of Candidatus Latescibacterota bacterium genomic DNA carries:
- the rpmF gene encoding 50S ribosomal protein L32: protein MAVPKRRTSKSKKNMRRSHWKASSPALSECSHCHQSKQPHTVCPNCGYYAGREVIKPVVKEE, encoded by the coding sequence ATGGCAGTTCCAAAAAGAAGGACATCGAAGTCCAAGAAAAACATGAGAAGGTCGCACTGGAAAGCTTCCAGCCCCGCGCTGTCTGAGTGCTCGCATTGTCATCAGTCGAAGCAGCCTCATACTGTCTGCCCGAATTGCGGCTACTATGCCGGTCGGGAAGTTATCAAGCCGGTCGTCAAGGAAGAATAA